The Hymenobacter baengnokdamensis genome includes a region encoding these proteins:
- a CDS encoding DUF4142 domain-containing protein, which produces MKSFQLSLVAATLLLATASCNSSTDSVKEAQKVNEAKADSTVQPTGQGAAVKDDKKDDSEFMTKAASGGLLEVQMGTEVAKRARTPGARQAAEQMVKDHTKGNAELKALAAKKNITLPTVLGDEQQKVYNDVLANKDVSLDKEYVKQMVKDHKDDIKEFTDGSTKAGDPEVRAYAAKNIPMLQMHLAMFEKLQAEMDAKK; this is translated from the coding sequence ATGAAATCTTTTCAGCTTAGTTTGGTAGCCGCTACGCTTTTGCTGGCAACCGCCAGCTGCAACTCCTCAACCGACTCGGTGAAGGAGGCGCAGAAAGTAAACGAGGCGAAAGCCGACAGCACCGTTCAGCCCACTGGGCAGGGCGCCGCTGTAAAAGATGATAAAAAAGATGACTCGGAGTTTATGACCAAAGCTGCCAGCGGTGGTCTGCTCGAAGTGCAGATGGGTACAGAGGTAGCCAAGCGTGCCCGGACGCCCGGCGCCCGGCAAGCCGCCGAGCAGATGGTGAAAGACCACACCAAAGGCAATGCCGAGCTAAAAGCACTCGCGGCCAAAAAGAACATTACTCTGCCCACCGTGCTGGGCGACGAGCAGCAGAAAGTGTACAATGATGTGCTAGCCAACAAGGATGTTTCGCTGGACAAGGAGTACGTCAAGCAGATGGTGAAAGACCATAAAGACGACATCAAGGAGTTCACGGATGGCTCGACCAAAGCCGGCGACCCCGAGGTTCGGGCTTATGCGGCCAAGAATATCCCGATGCTGCAGATGCACCTGGCCATGTTTGAGAAGCTTCAGGCTGAAATGGACGCCAAGAAGTAA
- the ytxJ gene encoding bacillithiol system redox-active protein YtxJ, with protein sequence MATPWLPLTQPEQLRDLVQESHEHPVLIFKHSTTCSISAAAKAKVERQWPDASLPADTPLYYLDLLRFRPLSGQIADEFGVQHQSPQLLLIQDGECRYHASHMSIRLSEAGAAVAAK encoded by the coding sequence ATGGCTACCCCCTGGCTCCCACTTACCCAGCCTGAGCAGCTGCGCGACCTTGTGCAGGAATCGCACGAGCATCCGGTGCTCATTTTTAAGCACAGCACCACCTGTTCCATTAGCGCGGCGGCTAAGGCCAAGGTTGAGCGCCAGTGGCCCGACGCCTCACTGCCCGCCGACACGCCGCTTTACTACCTCGACTTGCTGCGCTTTCGCCCCCTTTCGGGTCAGATTGCCGACGAGTTTGGCGTGCAGCACCAGTCGCCGCAGCTGCTGCTCATTCAGGATGGTGAGTGCCGCTACCACGCCTCGCACATGAGCATCCGGCTCAGCGAAGCCGGGGCCGCAGTGGCTGCCAAATAG
- a CDS encoding ABC transporter permease — protein MLLTFRLVLESFAFAWQALRSNLLRTILSLLGVTVGIFSIIAVFMVVDSLEANVRSSMNFLGDKVIYVNKWPWVFESNFPWWKYFNRPVPTLREFQQLQKMLPASSQKGVAIFVAKNGNTLKAGVNSVSDCALEGVSYDYRTISSVPIEKGRYFTPQEMDAGRPVAIIGATIAENLYPQGDPLGQQLKTQGRYFTVIGVMKKEGKNLLGTPSNDANCLIPYGSFASIFAMSSTGMSGPSPTLGVKGRDDDPGLLNLEAEMQGAMRIIRGLKPRQEDNFALNRPEMIASAIGKLFSVIGIAGAIIGSFAMLVGGFGIANIMFVSVRERTNIIGIQKSLGAKNFFILFQFLFEAVFLCLLGGATGIFLVWLITLIPQDSMELFLSAGNISLGLLVSVGIGILAGIIPAVLAANLDPVIAIRAK, from the coding sequence ATGCTTCTAACCTTTCGCCTGGTGCTCGAAAGCTTTGCCTTTGCCTGGCAGGCGCTACGGTCTAACCTGTTGCGTACCATCTTGTCGCTGCTGGGCGTTACGGTGGGTATTTTTTCGATTATAGCCGTGTTCATGGTCGTCGATTCGCTCGAAGCCAACGTGCGCAGCAGCATGAACTTCCTGGGCGACAAGGTTATTTACGTCAACAAGTGGCCCTGGGTATTCGAGTCTAACTTTCCCTGGTGGAAGTACTTCAACCGCCCCGTGCCCACGCTGCGCGAGTTTCAGCAGCTGCAAAAGATGCTGCCGGCCAGCAGCCAGAAGGGAGTTGCCATTTTCGTAGCCAAAAACGGCAACACGCTGAAGGCGGGCGTCAACTCGGTGAGCGACTGCGCTTTGGAAGGGGTAAGCTACGATTACCGCACGATATCGAGCGTGCCGATTGAGAAAGGCCGCTACTTTACGCCGCAGGAGATGGACGCCGGCCGGCCGGTAGCCATCATCGGTGCAACCATAGCCGAAAACCTATATCCGCAGGGCGACCCGCTAGGCCAGCAGCTCAAAACCCAGGGCCGCTACTTCACGGTGATTGGGGTGATGAAAAAAGAAGGAAAAAACCTGCTCGGCACGCCCAGCAACGACGCCAACTGCCTGATTCCGTACGGCAGCTTCGCCAGCATTTTTGCCATGAGCAGCACCGGCATGAGCGGCCCGTCGCCCACACTCGGCGTGAAAGGCCGCGACGACGACCCCGGTCTGCTCAACCTCGAAGCCGAGATGCAGGGCGCTATGCGCATTATCCGTGGGCTCAAGCCCCGGCAGGAAGACAATTTTGCCCTCAATCGCCCCGAGATGATAGCCTCGGCTATTGGAAAGCTGTTTAGCGTTATTGGCATAGCCGGGGCCATTATTGGCTCGTTTGCGATGCTGGTAGGCGGCTTTGGCATTGCCAATATCATGTTTGTGTCGGTGCGCGAGCGCACCAACATCATCGGGATTCAGAAGTCGCTGGGGGCTAAAAATTTCTTTATTCTGTTCCAGTTTCTGTTTGAGGCCGTGTTCCTGTGTCTGCTGGGTGGCGCGACGGGTATTTTTCTGGTCTGGCTCATCACGCTTATCCCGCAGGATAGTATGGAGCTGTTTCTGAGCGCGGGCAATATCTCGCTGGGCTTATTGGTTTCGGTGGGCATTGGCATTCTGGCGGGTATTATTCCGGCGGTGCTGGCCGCCAACCTCGACCCGGTGATAGCTATCCGGGCTAAGTGA
- a CDS encoding LOG family protein: protein MSKLKKTSKTKSSDDSLNAGSGKTIVQPNVNDNKLTSITELRQQTGNTPKTTPDPDEQRIRKAFVDKDWNEIKIADSWQIFKVMAEFVEGFEKLSKIGPCVSIFGSARTKPDNPYYQMAEEIASKLVRHGYGVITGGGPGIMEAGNKGARAEGGKSVGLNIELPFEQTHNIYIDQDKCINFDYFFVRKVMFVKYAQAFVGMPGGFGTIDELFEALTLIQTKKIGRFPIVLVGTAYWSGLFKWIEDVMLHEEHNISAEDMHLVQIVDDASEAVKIIDDFYHKYSLSPNF, encoded by the coding sequence ATGTCCAAACTTAAAAAAACCAGCAAAACCAAGTCTTCCGACGATAGCCTGAATGCAGGCTCGGGCAAGACTATTGTGCAGCCCAACGTAAATGATAACAAGCTGACTTCCATTACGGAGCTGCGCCAGCAAACCGGCAATACGCCCAAAACCACGCCCGACCCCGACGAGCAGCGCATCCGTAAAGCCTTCGTAGACAAAGACTGGAACGAGATTAAAATTGCCGATAGCTGGCAGATTTTCAAGGTGATGGCCGAGTTTGTGGAAGGCTTCGAGAAGCTATCCAAAATCGGCCCCTGCGTCAGCATTTTCGGCTCAGCGCGTACCAAGCCCGACAACCCGTACTACCAGATGGCCGAGGAAATCGCCTCCAAGCTGGTGCGCCACGGCTACGGCGTTATCACGGGGGGCGGCCCCGGCATTATGGAAGCCGGCAACAAGGGCGCCCGCGCCGAAGGCGGCAAGTCGGTAGGCCTTAACATTGAGCTGCCTTTCGAGCAAACCCACAACATCTACATCGACCAAGACAAGTGCATCAACTTCGATTACTTCTTCGTGCGCAAGGTGATGTTTGTAAAGTATGCCCAGGCCTTCGTGGGTATGCCCGGCGGCTTCGGCACCATCGACGAGCTGTTTGAGGCCCTGACCCTGATTCAAACCAAGAAAATCGGACGCTTCCCCATCGTGCTGGTAGGCACGGCCTACTGGAGCGGCTTGTTTAAGTGGATTGAAGACGTGATGCTCCACGAAGAGCACAACATCTCGGCCGAAGACATGCACCTGGTGCAGATAGTGGACGACGCCAGCGAGGCCGTTAAAATCATCGACGATTTCTACCACAAGTACTCATTGTCGCCGAATTTTTAG
- a CDS encoding IS630 family transposase — MNAAFVARMEDVLAVYERPHDPLFPVVCFDERPCVLHSQPVEPLPPVPAQPAVGEQAARAGRPRRESSTYVRQGTACLLVAFEPGTGQRLVEVSARRTGADYCRFMQALAAHYAQAEKIVLVQDNLNTHTDAVFYQHLPAAQARALAARFEVHYTPKNASWLNMVELELSAIARQCLHQRIPTLDELTAHVAACVAQRNAAQVTVHWQFTLEKARVKLDRHYQKIRVTNSSD, encoded by the coding sequence ATGAATGCGGCCTTCGTAGCCCGCATGGAGGACGTGCTGGCCGTCTACGAGCGGCCTCACGACCCGCTTTTCCCCGTCGTCTGCTTCGATGAGCGCCCTTGTGTGCTCCACAGCCAGCCCGTCGAACCCCTGCCCCCGGTGCCGGCCCAGCCCGCCGTAGGCGAGCAGGCCGCTAGAGCCGGGCGCCCCCGCCGCGAAAGCAGCACCTACGTGCGCCAGGGCACGGCCTGCCTGCTGGTGGCGTTTGAGCCGGGCACCGGCCAGCGCCTGGTCGAGGTCTCGGCCCGCCGGACCGGGGCCGATTACTGCCGTTTTATGCAGGCCTTGGCCGCCCACTATGCGCAGGCCGAGAAAATCGTGCTCGTGCAGGACAACCTCAACACCCACACCGACGCCGTCTTCTACCAGCACCTGCCCGCCGCCCAGGCCCGCGCGCTGGCTGCCCGCTTCGAGGTGCACTACACCCCTAAAAATGCCTCCTGGCTTAACATGGTCGAACTTGAACTCTCGGCCATCGCCCGCCAGTGCCTGCACCAGCGCATCCCCACCCTCGACGAACTCACCGCCCACGTCGCCGCCTGCGTGGCCCAGCGCAATGCCGCCCAGGTTACCGTCCACTGGCAGTTCACCCTCGAAAAAGCCCGCGTTAAACTCGACCGCCATTACCAGAAAATTAGGGTAACTAATTCCTCTGACTGA
- a CDS encoding 2-C-methyl-D-erythritol 4-phosphate cytidylyltransferase, with product MTDPSKPVRYAILVAGGTGQRMGADRPKQFLLLRGEPVLLHTLRRFAEPTLGVAQVVVVLPFDQLAYWQSICKKYNITLPHTLVAGGATRWASVKAGLAALPADAAGALVAVHDGVRPLVSTPVIEAAYQAAAAHGAAAAAVPPKDSVRLLGAAGSSPLDRRRLRLMQTPQTFDLALLRRAYRLPELPTFTDDASVVDDLHPVHLVEGDYRNLKITTPEDLLLAEALLAQAV from the coding sequence ATGACAGACCCTTCTAAGCCAGTACGCTACGCCATTCTGGTGGCCGGGGGCACGGGGCAGCGCATGGGGGCCGACCGGCCCAAGCAGTTTTTGCTGCTGCGCGGCGAGCCGGTGCTGCTGCACACGCTGCGCCGCTTTGCCGAGCCGACGCTGGGCGTGGCGCAGGTGGTGGTGGTGCTGCCGTTTGACCAGCTTGCCTACTGGCAGTCAATATGCAAAAAATATAATATTACCCTGCCGCATACGCTGGTAGCGGGCGGCGCTACGCGCTGGGCATCGGTGAAAGCCGGCCTGGCTGCGCTGCCCGCCGATGCCGCCGGCGCGCTGGTGGCCGTGCACGACGGCGTGCGGCCGCTCGTCTCAACGCCCGTGATTGAGGCCGCTTACCAGGCGGCCGCTGCGCACGGCGCGGCCGCGGCCGCCGTGCCCCCCAAAGATTCGGTGCGGCTGCTGGGGGCGGCCGGCTCGTCGCCGCTCGACCGCCGCCGCTTGCGCCTGATGCAGACGCCGCAGACGTTTGACCTGGCGCTGCTGCGCCGCGCCTATCGCCTGCCCGAGCTGCCAACCTTCACCGACGATGCCAGCGTAGTGGACGACCTGCACCCGGTGCACCTGGTGGAAGGCGACTACCGCAATTTAAAAATCACGACTCCCGAAGACCTGCTGCTGGCTGAGGCGCTCCTGGCCCAGGCTGTCTGA
- a CDS encoding alpha-ketoacid dehydrogenase subunit alpha/beta — translation MTFDRKDYPNDVLLRLYRELLKPRLIEEKMLILLRQGKITKWFSGIGQEAISVGSTLALHSDEYILPLHRNLGVFTGRGVPLGRLFAQWQGKATGYTKGRDRSFHFGTNEHHIVGMISHLGPQLAVADGIALADLLDEKPRVTLTYSGDGGASEGDFHEALNVAAVWQLPVIFLIENNGYGLSTPSNEQFRFKSFVDKGPAYGMEAVQVDGNNVLEVYDKIYTLATDLRQNPRPVLVEALTFRMRGHEEASGTKYVPAELMQEWAAKDPVENYEKWLLAEGILSETARVQMRETIKQEIEKGWQETEAAPAPVADDARELADMYAPAPQLQVKKEELKDGSPAPAEEKEQLSTKEIRFIDAIQQGLRQSMQRYPELVLMGQDIAEYGGVFKITEGFVAEFGKGRVRNTPLCESAIVGAGLGLSIRGKKAMVEMQFADFVTCGFNQIVNNLAKSYYRWGQHADVVVRMPTGAGTAAGPFHSQSNEAWFTHVPGLKVVYPSNPHDAKGLLCAAFEDPNPVMYFEHKLLYRSLSGPVPEAYYTTPIGQAALAQEGDELSVITYGLGVHWALAACKELAIKADILDLRTLLPWDTEAVSRTVHKTGRVLILHEDTLTGGLGGELAAWIAEHCFSSLDAPVRRVASLDTAVPFAPPLEAGFLPQQRLREQLKALRDY, via the coding sequence ATGACATTCGACCGCAAAGACTACCCCAACGACGTGCTGCTGCGCCTCTACCGCGAGCTGCTGAAGCCGCGCCTGATTGAGGAAAAGATGCTCATTCTGCTGCGTCAGGGCAAGATAACTAAGTGGTTTTCGGGCATCGGGCAGGAAGCCATCTCGGTGGGCAGTACGCTGGCATTACATAGCGACGAGTATATATTGCCCCTGCACCGCAACCTGGGCGTGTTTACCGGGCGCGGCGTGCCCCTGGGGCGGCTCTTTGCCCAGTGGCAGGGCAAAGCCACGGGCTACACCAAGGGCCGCGACCGCTCGTTTCACTTCGGTACCAACGAGCACCACATTGTGGGTATGATTTCGCACCTGGGGCCCCAGCTGGCCGTGGCCGACGGCATTGCGCTGGCCGATTTATTAGATGAAAAGCCGCGCGTCACGCTCACCTACTCGGGCGATGGCGGGGCCAGCGAGGGCGACTTTCACGAGGCCCTCAACGTGGCGGCCGTGTGGCAGCTGCCGGTTATATTTCTGATTGAGAACAACGGCTACGGGCTCAGCACGCCCAGCAATGAGCAGTTCCGGTTCAAGTCGTTTGTTGACAAAGGCCCCGCCTACGGCATGGAAGCCGTGCAGGTAGATGGCAACAACGTGCTCGAAGTATATGATAAAATATATACATTGGCGACCGACCTGCGCCAAAACCCGCGCCCGGTGCTGGTGGAGGCGCTCACGTTTCGGATGCGCGGCCACGAGGAAGCCAGCGGTACCAAGTACGTGCCCGCCGAGCTGATGCAGGAATGGGCCGCCAAAGACCCCGTCGAGAACTACGAGAAGTGGCTGCTGGCCGAAGGCATTCTCAGCGAAACGGCCCGCGTGCAAATGCGCGAAACCATCAAGCAGGAGATAGAGAAAGGCTGGCAGGAAACCGAGGCCGCCCCCGCCCCGGTAGCCGATGATGCCCGCGAGCTGGCCGACATGTATGCGCCGGCTCCGCAGCTACAGGTGAAAAAAGAAGAGTTAAAAGATGGTAGCCCCGCACCGGCAGAAGAAAAAGAGCAGCTTTCAACTAAAGAAATCCGCTTTATCGATGCCATTCAGCAGGGCCTGCGCCAGAGCATGCAGCGCTACCCCGAGCTAGTGCTGATGGGCCAGGACATTGCCGAGTACGGCGGTGTATTTAAGATTACCGAAGGCTTCGTGGCCGAGTTTGGCAAGGGCCGGGTGCGCAATACGCCACTTTGCGAGTCGGCCATCGTGGGCGCGGGCCTGGGCCTGAGCATCCGCGGCAAGAAGGCGATGGTCGAGATGCAGTTTGCTGATTTTGTGACCTGCGGCTTCAATCAGATTGTCAATAACTTGGCTAAAAGCTACTACCGCTGGGGCCAGCACGCCGATGTGGTGGTGCGCATGCCCACCGGTGCCGGCACGGCCGCCGGGCCGTTTCACTCGCAAAGTAACGAGGCGTGGTTTACCCATGTGCCGGGGCTGAAAGTGGTGTATCCGAGCAATCCGCACGATGCCAAAGGCCTGCTTTGCGCGGCCTTTGAAGACCCCAATCCCGTCATGTACTTCGAGCACAAGTTGCTGTATCGCTCACTGAGCGGGCCGGTGCCCGAGGCGTACTACACCACGCCCATCGGCCAGGCGGCGCTGGCCCAGGAGGGCGACGAGCTGAGCGTTATCACCTACGGCCTGGGTGTGCATTGGGCCTTGGCTGCCTGCAAAGAGCTGGCTATCAAGGCCGATATTCTGGACCTGCGCACCCTATTACCCTGGGATACCGAAGCCGTGAGCCGCACCGTGCACAAAACCGGCCGCGTGCTCATTCTGCACGAAGACACGCTCACGGGCGGCCTGGGCGGCGAGCTGGCCGCCTGGATTGCCGAGCACTGCTTCAGCAGCCTCGATGCGCCGGTGCGGCGCGTAGCTTCGCTCGATACGGCCGTGCCGTTTGCGCCGCCGCTGGAGGCCGGTTTTTTGCCCCAGCAGCGTTTGCGTGAGCAGCTTAAGGCGTTGCGCGACTACTAG
- a CDS encoding DUF4142 domain-containing protein, with protein MLRSTLPLLGACLLALSSCGSNTDTSTTTTTTAASPDSASTAKATSADTSKMAMSSPAGAAATAGKADPNGPTAPHATDAEFMMSAAHSDQNEIQQSKMALAKGVTGPAKDMANKMIADHTKSTADLKTIAAKKGVKLPTDMDAEHKAMAPAMEKLSGKALEEKYLSQMVTDHQKMANTMAAHQKMTKDADLQGFITKTLPVVESHLQMATQDSHMKM; from the coding sequence ATGCTCCGCTCCACTTTACCCCTGCTGGGGGCCTGCCTGCTCGCTCTGTCATCGTGCGGCTCAAACACCGACACCAGCACTACTACCACCACTACTGCTGCCAGCCCCGATTCGGCTTCCACTGCTAAGGCAACGAGTGCCGATACGTCCAAAATGGCGATGTCATCGCCGGCGGGTGCTGCGGCTACTGCCGGCAAAGCTGACCCTAATGGCCCCACCGCGCCGCATGCCACCGATGCCGAGTTTATGATGTCAGCCGCGCACTCCGACCAGAACGAGATTCAGCAGAGCAAAATGGCGCTGGCTAAAGGCGTTACCGGCCCTGCTAAAGATATGGCTAACAAGATGATAGCCGACCACACCAAGAGCACGGCCGACCTCAAGACTATTGCGGCTAAAAAAGGTGTAAAGCTACCTACCGACATGGACGCCGAGCACAAAGCAATGGCCCCTGCTATGGAGAAGCTTTCGGGTAAGGCTTTGGAGGAAAAATACCTCAGCCAGATGGTAACTGACCACCAGAAAATGGCCAACACGATGGCCGCGCACCAGAAAATGACGAAGGATGCTGACTTGCAGGGTTTCATTACAAAGACGCTGCCCGTAGTGGAAAGCCACCTGCAAATGGCTACCCAGGACAGTCATATGAAGATGTAA
- the queA gene encoding tRNA preQ1(34) S-adenosylmethionine ribosyltransferase-isomerase QueA, whose product MKLHEFKFELPEELIASHPARHRDESRLMVVNRATGQIEHKMFKDILDYFVEGDVFVFNDTKVFPARMYGQKERTGAQIEVFLLRELNKEGRLWDVLVDPARKIRVGNKLYFGDSDIVAEVIDNTTSRGRTIKFLFDGTDEEFRKALYELGETPVPKDVLKRETEPADKERYQTIYAENIGAVAAPSAGLHFSREVMKRMEIKGVEKAYITLHVGLGTYRNVDVEDLTKHKMDSEQFFVSAEAVKVVNKAMDAKKQVCAIGTTTMRALDASVSANSRIKVTQGWNDKFIYPPYDFKIANSLLTNFHLPESTLVMMASAFAGYKLLMEAYQEAIKEKYRFFAFGDAMLIL is encoded by the coding sequence ATGAAACTGCATGAGTTCAAGTTTGAACTCCCCGAAGAGCTGATTGCCAGTCACCCTGCCCGCCACCGCGACGAATCGCGCCTGATGGTGGTAAACCGCGCCACCGGCCAGATTGAACATAAGATGTTCAAAGATATTCTGGATTATTTTGTGGAGGGCGACGTTTTCGTGTTCAACGATACCAAGGTATTTCCGGCCCGCATGTACGGTCAAAAGGAGCGTACCGGCGCGCAGATTGAGGTATTCCTGCTGCGTGAGCTGAACAAGGAAGGCCGCCTGTGGGACGTACTGGTGGACCCCGCCCGCAAAATTCGGGTAGGTAATAAGCTGTATTTCGGCGACTCCGACATTGTAGCCGAGGTAATTGATAATACGACTTCGCGGGGCCGCACCATCAAGTTTTTGTTTGACGGCACCGACGAGGAGTTTCGCAAGGCGCTCTACGAGCTGGGCGAAACACCCGTGCCCAAAGACGTGCTGAAGCGCGAAACCGAGCCCGCCGATAAAGAGCGCTACCAGACGATATATGCCGAGAACATTGGCGCTGTGGCGGCTCCCAGCGCCGGCCTGCACTTCTCGCGCGAAGTGATGAAGCGCATGGAAATCAAGGGTGTAGAGAAGGCCTACATTACGCTGCACGTGGGCCTGGGCACCTACCGCAACGTGGACGTGGAAGACCTCACCAAGCATAAGATGGACTCGGAGCAGTTTTTCGTGAGCGCCGAGGCCGTGAAGGTGGTTAACAAGGCGATGGATGCGAAAAAGCAGGTGTGCGCCATTGGCACGACGACCATGCGGGCGCTCGACGCCTCGGTGTCGGCCAACAGTCGCATTAAGGTGACGCAGGGCTGGAACGACAAGTTTATCTATCCGCCCTACGACTTCAAAATCGCTAACTCGCTGCTCACCAACTTTCACCTGCCCGAAAGCACGCTGGTGATGATGGCTTCGGCCTTCGCCGGCTACAAGCTGCTGATGGAGGCCTACCAGGAAGCTATCAAAGAAAAGTACCGCTTCTTCGCCTTTGGCGACGCGATGCTGATTCTGTAG
- a CDS encoding helix-turn-helix domain-containing protein, translating to MSRPLTPFALPAADQAALENFTRTGRRPVRAVRRAQALLALATGIGQQAAGQAVGLSRQAVSKIRRRYEAAGWQVALAEAPRSGGPRRFDGPQRAAVTALACTPAPVGHSRWTLRLLADKAVELCLVDTISHETVSQMLKKTSCTPTASSTGASGR from the coding sequence ATGTCTCGTCCCCTTACTCCCTTTGCCCTCCCGGCGGCTGACCAAGCTGCCCTCGAAAATTTCACGCGCACCGGTCGTCGGCCCGTACGAGCCGTGCGCCGCGCCCAGGCGCTGCTGGCCTTGGCGACCGGTATCGGCCAGCAGGCCGCCGGCCAAGCCGTTGGCCTGAGCCGCCAGGCAGTCAGCAAGATACGCCGCCGGTACGAAGCGGCCGGGTGGCAAGTCGCCTTGGCCGAGGCCCCGCGTAGTGGTGGGCCACGCCGCTTTGATGGTCCCCAACGCGCCGCCGTCACGGCGCTAGCCTGTACACCGGCCCCGGTGGGCCATAGCCGCTGGACCCTGCGCTTGCTGGCCGATAAGGCGGTGGAACTGTGCCTGGTGGACACTATTTCCCACGAAACGGTGAGCCAGATGCTCAAAAAAACGAGCTGCACCCCCACCGCCAGCAGCACTGGTGCCTCGGGGCGATGA